In Paenibacillus sp. J23TS9, a single genomic region encodes these proteins:
- the tatC gene encoding twin-arginine translocase subunit TatC: MNLLNRLNWSLYVEHLSELRKRLFWILAVFLVSMITAMFFTGDVLHFLKSRPPASLIAWNAFSPFDGIKIYMYLSAALSMIVAVPFTLFQVWGFVKKGLRKDERLAALKYIPVAFVLVIIGFVFAYFVVFPMAFRFTTDTTKNLGLVETYGIAQYFSFLTNIVVPVSLAFELPVIAMFLTRLRILNPVKLGKMRKVAYMVLVLIACMISPPEFFSHISVSVPFIILYEVSVLMSRVVYRKQQRLDTKYDDGMNYGAV; this comes from the coding sequence ATGAACCTGCTTAACCGTTTGAACTGGTCTTTATATGTGGAACATCTATCCGAGCTTCGGAAAAGGTTGTTCTGGATTCTCGCTGTTTTTCTGGTTTCAATGATTACTGCCATGTTTTTTACAGGGGATGTGCTGCATTTTCTGAAAAGTCGGCCTCCTGCTTCACTTATAGCCTGGAATGCTTTTAGCCCCTTTGACGGTATAAAAATCTATATGTATCTCTCAGCGGCGCTGTCGATGATTGTGGCTGTTCCATTCACGTTGTTCCAGGTATGGGGATTTGTAAAAAAGGGATTGCGTAAGGATGAGCGGCTGGCTGCGCTCAAGTATATTCCTGTTGCATTTGTTCTGGTGATCATCGGATTCGTATTCGCTTATTTCGTGGTGTTTCCGATGGCGTTCCGATTTACGACGGATACAACGAAAAATTTGGGCCTGGTTGAAACATATGGCATTGCACAGTATTTTTCTTTCCTGACCAATATTGTGGTGCCGGTTTCTCTTGCCTTCGAGCTGCCGGTTATTGCGATGTTTCTGACAAGACTGCGTATTTTGAATCCGGTCAAGCTTGGAAAAATGCGGAAAGTTGCTTATATGGTGCTGGTACTCATCGCTTGTATGATATCTCCGCCGGAGTTCTTCTCTCATATTTCCGTTTCCGTACCGTTTATCATTTTGTATGAAGTCAGTGTGCTGATGTCCCGTGTCGTTTACCGCAAGCAGCAGCGGCTGGATACGAAATATGATGACGGGATGAACTATGGGGCGGTATAA
- a CDS encoding twin-arginine translocase TatA/TatE family subunit yields the protein MLSDIGAPGFILLALLALLLFGPNKLPGLGRAAGKTLREVKREMNEIFGDSPKSSSSQQSVQKTEQPAAAAAQTEAQPSRNLPE from the coding sequence ATGTTAAGCGATATTGGAGCACCGGGGTTCATTCTTCTGGCGCTGTTGGCTCTGTTGCTGTTTGGACCGAATAAGCTGCCTGGACTGGGCCGCGCCGCAGGAAAGACGCTGCGTGAGGTGAAGAGGGAAATGAATGAGATATTTGGTGATTCCCCAAAATCCTCAAGCAGCCAGCAATCCGTTCAGAAAACGGAACAGCCTGCAGCCGCTGCCGCACAAACAGAGGCGCAGCCGTCTCGAAATTTGCCGGAATAA
- the pyrR gene encoding bifunctional pyr operon transcriptional regulator/uracil phosphoribosyltransferase PyrR: protein MSTEAHVIMDETAIRRALTRIAHEILERNKGIENCVLIGIKTRGEFLAERLADKILEIEGTPVTWGAIDVTPYRDDQKETDPKAAMDVNKELKALKIEDKKVILFDDVLYTGRTIRAAMDALMDCGRPQMIQLAVLADRGHRELPIRPDYIGKNVPTSRQEQIEVALTETDGKDEVMIFQNREEK, encoded by the coding sequence ATGAGTACTGAAGCGCATGTCATTATGGATGAAACGGCGATCCGCCGCGCACTGACACGAATTGCACACGAAATACTGGAGAGGAACAAGGGGATTGAAAACTGCGTTCTGATCGGCATCAAAACACGGGGAGAGTTTTTGGCAGAAAGACTTGCCGATAAAATACTCGAAATTGAAGGAACACCGGTGACTTGGGGAGCGATTGATGTAACGCCTTACCGGGATGACCAAAAGGAAACCGACCCGAAAGCGGCCATGGATGTGAACAAGGAGCTTAAAGCTCTGAAAATAGAAGATAAAAAGGTAATTTTGTTCGACGATGTATTGTACACCGGACGGACGATCCGGGCGGCCATGGATGCGCTTATGGATTGCGGAAGGCCGCAAATGATCCAACTGGCTGTACTGGCAGACCGGGGCCATCGGGAGCTGCCGATCCGGCCGGATTACATCGGAAAGAACGTTCCGACCTCCAGGCAGGAACAAATCGAAGTCGCGCTGACGGAAACGGACGGTAAGGACGAGGTTATGATTTTCCAAAACCGGGAGGAGAAATAA
- a CDS encoding aspartate carbamoyltransferase catalytic subunit: MMTMTKLKERSLLGLKDLSRSEIESILDRAAYWEAQQEKVTPVLSSRFVANMFFENSTRTRFSFEMAEKRLGAQVLNFAAAASSVEKGESIYDTVKTLESMGIDAGVIRLKPAGVLEELAGKISVPLINAGDGNNEHPTQALLDLFTMKKKFGTLQGLSVSIIGDISHSRVARSDLWALQKFGAEVKFCAPRNMAAPELEPYAKYVSMEEALKSDVVMMLRVQLERHEKGLQNSAEEYRAQYGLTVERASKLSKHTLIMHPAPVNRNVEIDDELVECEQSAIFKQMSNGVPVRMAVMERALK; this comes from the coding sequence ATGATGACGATGACGAAGCTTAAGGAACGCAGCTTGCTCGGACTGAAGGATCTCAGCCGCAGTGAAATCGAATCGATACTGGATCGGGCTGCTTACTGGGAAGCGCAGCAGGAAAAGGTTACTCCGGTGCTGAGCTCCCGCTTTGTAGCGAACATGTTTTTTGAAAACAGCACGAGAACACGGTTTTCCTTCGAAATGGCAGAGAAGCGGCTTGGTGCTCAGGTCCTGAATTTTGCAGCGGCAGCTTCCAGTGTGGAAAAAGGCGAGTCGATCTACGACACGGTAAAAACCCTGGAATCCATGGGAATCGACGCTGGCGTCATCCGGCTGAAGCCTGCAGGCGTACTTGAAGAATTGGCGGGCAAGATTTCGGTGCCGCTGATCAATGCCGGGGATGGCAACAATGAACACCCGACTCAAGCGCTGCTGGATCTTTTCACAATGAAAAAGAAGTTCGGAACCCTACAAGGACTGAGCGTTTCCATCATCGGCGACATATCACACAGCCGGGTGGCAAGATCGGATCTCTGGGCCCTGCAAAAATTCGGCGCCGAAGTCAAATTCTGCGCGCCGCGCAATATGGCTGCGCCAGAGCTTGAGCCATACGCCAAGTACGTCTCGATGGAAGAAGCACTGAAATCAGATGTGGTCATGATGCTTCGGGTTCAACTTGAACGCCATGAAAAAGGACTGCAGAATTCAGCTGAAGAATACCGGGCACAGTACGGATTAACGGTGGAAAGAGCATCCAAGCTTTCCAAACACACATTGATTATGCATCCGGCACCGGTGAACAGAAATGTTGAAATTGATGACGAACTCGTCGAATGTGAGCAATCAGCCATATTCAAGCAGATGAGTAACGGGGTTCCGGTACGGATGGCAGTCATGGAAAGAGCGTTGAAATAA
- a CDS encoding dihydroorotase codes for MHIITNASVLNEQGELVKKHIILENGVIRTLIDGDSEWKPREDAEVTDAADKLVTPGLIDMHVHLREPGFEHKETIETGSRSAAKGGFTTIACMPNTKPVTDNPDTVQLVLDKAREAGLVKVLPYAAITVRELGRELTDFTALKEAGAIGFTDDGVGVQNAQMMKNAMRMAAELDMPVIAHCEDNSLVERGSVAEGKFAEKHGLVGIPNESEAIHVGRDILLAEATGVHYHVCHVSTEQSIRLIRQAKSIGINVTAEVCPHHLLLSDEDIPGLDANWKMNPPLRSPRDVEACIEALQDGTLDIIVTDHAPHTEEEKAKGMEMAPFGIVGFETAFPLLYTKFVQTGLWDLSLLVRRMTADPAKVFRLDTGRLEEGAPADLTMIDLDTEKEVNPEEFATKGRNTPFTGWKLKGWPVKTWVNGKVVWAD; via the coding sequence GTGCACATTATTACGAATGCAAGCGTGTTGAACGAACAAGGTGAATTGGTGAAAAAACATATCATTCTGGAAAACGGAGTGATCCGGACACTGATCGATGGAGACTCCGAGTGGAAGCCTCGGGAAGATGCTGAAGTGACTGACGCCGCCGATAAACTGGTAACGCCAGGCCTGATCGATATGCATGTTCATTTGCGCGAGCCTGGCTTTGAACATAAAGAAACCATTGAAACCGGAAGCCGTTCGGCTGCTAAAGGAGGATTTACAACGATCGCCTGCATGCCGAATACGAAGCCGGTGACAGACAATCCGGATACGGTTCAGCTGGTGCTGGACAAGGCGCGAGAGGCGGGACTCGTCAAGGTCCTTCCTTATGCTGCGATCACCGTTAGAGAGCTGGGACGGGAACTGACGGATTTTACAGCGCTTAAGGAAGCCGGAGCGATCGGGTTTACCGATGACGGTGTCGGCGTACAAAATGCGCAAATGATGAAAAACGCCATGCGGATGGCTGCTGAGCTGGATATGCCGGTTATCGCACACTGTGAAGATAACTCCCTGGTTGAAAGAGGAAGCGTCGCGGAAGGCAAATTTGCCGAGAAGCATGGACTTGTGGGAATTCCGAATGAATCGGAAGCTATCCATGTCGGACGTGATATCCTTCTCGCTGAAGCGACAGGAGTCCATTACCATGTATGCCATGTCAGCACGGAGCAATCCATCCGGCTCATCCGTCAGGCCAAATCGATCGGGATCAACGTGACCGCAGAGGTATGCCCGCATCATCTGCTGCTGTCCGATGAAGATATTCCGGGTTTGGATGCCAACTGGAAAATGAATCCGCCACTCCGCTCTCCACGTGATGTAGAGGCTTGTATCGAAGCTCTGCAGGACGGGACGCTCGACATCATCGTAACGGATCATGCCCCACATACAGAAGAAGAGAAAGCAAAGGGAATGGAGATGGCGCCTTTCGGAATCGTTGGTTTCGAGACAGCTTTCCCGCTCCTGTACACAAAATTCGTACAAACAGGGCTTTGGGATCTCTCCCTTCTGGTGCGCCGCATGACCGCAGATCCTGCGAAGGTGTTCAGATTGGATACAGGAAGACTGGAAGAGGGGGCACCTGCTGACCTGACCATGATCGACCTGGATACAGAAAAAGAAGTGAATCCGGAAGAATTCGCGACAAAAGGTCGCAACACTCCATTTACCGGATGGAAGCTGAAAGGCTGGCCGGTAAAAACATGGGTGAACGGCAAGGTTGTATGGGCTGATTAA
- a CDS encoding carbamoyl phosphate synthase small subunit, giving the protein MQARLLLEDGTLFTGSAFGAEGEKTGEVVFNTGITGYQEVLSDPSYCGQIVTMTYPLIGNYGITRDDFESVAPYVHGFVVRRHETVPSNWRAEYSVDSLLKEYGIVGISGIDTRMLTRMIRQHGTMKGILTTSAQSVEELRERLTASPILTNQVATVSTKHTYSSPGPKERIVLVDYGAKTGILRELTARGCDVVVVPQDTTADEIRRLNPDGIQLSNGPGDPKDVPHAIRTIQELLGEYPIFGICLGHQLFALACGADTEKLKFGHRGGNHPVKDLRTNRCYITSQNHGFTVKEDSVAGTELEVTHINNNDKTIEGLKHKKYPAFTVQYHPEAAPGPYDNSYLFDQFLDMISEHKQQNPANPRQAELAAAAKGER; this is encoded by the coding sequence ATGCAGGCAAGATTGCTTCTGGAGGACGGAACACTGTTTACAGGCAGTGCGTTCGGAGCCGAAGGTGAAAAAACGGGTGAGGTTGTATTCAATACGGGGATTACTGGATATCAGGAGGTACTGTCGGATCCTTCCTACTGCGGACAGATCGTAACGATGACGTATCCCCTGATCGGTAACTACGGAATTACACGTGATGATTTTGAATCTGTAGCGCCATATGTGCATGGCTTCGTTGTGCGCCGCCATGAGACGGTTCCTAGCAACTGGCGTGCGGAATACAGCGTGGACAGCTTGCTGAAAGAATACGGCATCGTCGGCATCAGCGGCATCGATACTCGCATGCTGACTCGGATGATCCGTCAGCACGGAACGATGAAGGGTATCCTCACAACTTCAGCCCAATCGGTCGAAGAACTGAGAGAGCGCCTGACGGCCAGCCCAATCCTGACAAATCAGGTTGCAACGGTATCCACCAAACATACGTACAGCAGCCCTGGACCCAAAGAGCGGATCGTACTGGTGGATTACGGTGCTAAAACAGGTATTTTGCGCGAACTGACTGCCCGTGGCTGTGATGTGGTGGTTGTGCCGCAGGACACGACAGCCGATGAAATCCGCCGCCTTAATCCAGACGGAATTCAGCTGTCCAACGGACCTGGGGATCCAAAGGATGTACCGCATGCCATCCGTACAATCCAAGAGCTTCTTGGAGAATACCCAATCTTCGGTATCTGCCTCGGACATCAGCTGTTTGCACTGGCTTGCGGCGCGGATACAGAGAAGCTTAAATTCGGACATCGCGGTGGGAACCATCCGGTCAAAGATTTGAGAACGAACCGCTGCTATATCACTTCTCAGAACCATGGCTTCACAGTTAAAGAGGATTCAGTTGCAGGCACGGAGCTTGAAGTAACACATATCAACAACAACGACAAAACGATTGAAGGGCTGAAACATAAAAAATATCCAGCCTTCACCGTACAATATCATCCGGAAGCAGCACCAGGTCCATATGATAACAGCTATCTCTTCGATCAGTTCCTGGACATGATCAGTGAACATAAACAGCAGAATCCGGCGAACCCGCGCCAGGCTGAGCTTGCTGCAGCCGCGAAAGGAGAACGTTAA